One window of Parus major isolate Abel chromosome 12, Parus_major1.1, whole genome shotgun sequence genomic DNA carries:
- the SHQ1 gene encoding protein SHQ1 homolog isoform X2: MITPAFELTQDPDFLTVKIRVPYARASEFDLYFEGEDFKFYAKPYFLRLTLPGRIVEDGREKASYNTDEGTFTIQLPKEVPGQYFEGLDMLTSLLAPKKSRSAKPLVEEIAASAELSEENEEDFDWEMEQIPYEESTPPLQHPYGFGNLRSGVFQRQLDELSDVIDIKDPDQTPAEERRRKRLAAEAAKFEPDHYLADFFEDEAIKHLLKYKPWWIDAHKKMTALQGESHQEHDSPAFVVFSEEEREQMRKFTNKSYLLNKRSRCHVYLGLIDILLAYCYEICVNEGDKNVESSWNIRKLSATLCWLESFSSIHDVLVSFGRRVLCYPLYRHFELVTRAFNDTVMILQLGKAAVLKCLLDIHKIFMESDPAYILNDLFITDYCIWIQKVNSPWHCGKLWLPLLERKDSATSRQNPCTSVSHLCSFNGVSMAYFQSFV, from the exons ATGATAACTCCAGCTTTTGAACTGACCCAGGATCCGGATTTTCTTACAGTAAAAATCAGAGTGCCTTATGCCAGAGCTTCAGAGTTTGATCTTTATTTTGAAGGGGAAGATTTCAAATTTTATGCTAAGCCATACTTTCTCAG ATTGACACTTCCTGGAAGAATTGTAGAGGATGGTAGAGAAAAAGCATCTTACAATACAGATGAAG GTACCTTTACAATTCAGTTGCCCAAGGAGGTTCCTGGCCAATATTTTGAGGGACTGGACATGCTGACATCTCTTTTAGCACCAAAGAAATCAAGATCAGCAAAACCTTTGGTAGAAGAAATAG ctgcttctgctgagcTGTCTGAAGAGAATGAGGAAGATTTTGACTGGGAAATGGAACAAATTCCTTATGAAGAAAGCACTCCACCACTGCAGCACCCCTATGGATTTGGGAACTTGCGCTCAGGGGTGTTCCAGAGGCAGCTG GATGAGCTCAGTGATGTTATTGACATTAAGGATCCAGACCAAACTCCTGCAGAGGAACGTAGGAGGAAACGTTTGGCAGCTGAGGCTGCTAAGTTTGAGCCTGATCATTACCT AGCTGATTTTTTTGAAGATGAAGCTATTaagcatcttttaaaatacaaaccctGGTGGATTGATGCTCATAAAAAGATGACAGCCTTGCAGGGAGAAAGTCATCAGGAACATGACAGTCCTGCATTTG TTGTCTTCTCtgaggaggagagagagcagATGAGGAAGTTCACAAATAAATCTTACCTTCTGAATAAAAGGAGTCGCTGCCACGTGTATCTTGGATTAATTGATATTCTTCTGGCGTATTGCTACGAGATCTGTGTCAATGAAGGGGACAAGAAT GTTGAATCATCTTGGAACATCAGGAAGCTGAGTGCAACGTTGTGCTGGCTGGAG AGTTTCTCCAGCATCCATGATGTCCTGGTATCTTTTGGAAGAAGAGTGCTGTGCTATCCCCTGTACAGGCATTTTGAGCTGGTGACACGTGCCTTCAATGACACAGTCATGATTCTGCAGCTGG ggaaagctgcagtTTTGAAGTGTCTGCTGGACATTCACAAGATTTTTATGGAGAGTGACCCTGCTTACATCCTTAATGATCTCTTCATTACAGACTATTGCATCTGGATCCAGAAAGTCAA ctctccctggcaCTGTGGGAAGCTTTGGCTTCCACTACTTGAGAGGAAAGACTCTGCCACCTCCAGACAAAACCCCTGCACTTCTGTGTCTCACCTGTGCTCTTTTAATGGAGTCAGCATGGCTTATTTCCAGAGTTTTGTGTAG